In Thermomicrobiales bacterium, the genomic stretch ACGTTCGCAATTGCCCTAATATGCGCCGGTCTGGTTCCACAACAACCGCCGACCACCGTGGCGCCCTTGTCCAACCACGCTTCGACGAACTCCAGATACGCCGGTGGTTCCAAATCCTCGCGCAGGTTGTGCAGGTCGTTTTCTTCCAGTGTCCAGTCGTCCGGTGTGGGGAGAAAGGTGTTGGCATACCCGCCGACAAAACGCGAGCCGGTGTTCACCAACTCCGGCATACCGGCTTCGATCAGTTCGGGCATGCAGCAGTTGGCGAGGAAACCGCTAACCGGTATCCCGTCGAGCGCCGCCACCGCCTCGCCGATCGTTTCTCCACTGCGCACATAGCCATGCTTGCTCGGATGCAAATTGAACGACACCCAAACCGGCTTTCCGGTTGCGGCAGCTGCGCGCGCCGCCGCCACGGCCTCATCTGATTTGGACATCGTTTCGCAGATGAACATGTCCACGTACTCGGCCAGAATTTCGGCCTGCTCGCGGTAAACGGGTTCGCTTTCGGCGGCTGGCAGCACCATGTCCGGGCGGTAGCTTTCGAACATCGGCGCCAGCGACCCGGCGATCAACACCGGCCGGTCCGCGCTCTCTCGTGCCTCCACCGCCAGCGCTCCCGCCAGGCGGTTGAGCTCTTCGTAGCGGTCGGCCACACCCGCCTTGTCCAGATGCGAGCGCAACGTGCAATAGGTGTTCGTGGTGATGATGTCCGCTCCGGCGGCGATGTAGTCGGCGTGGATTTCGCGCACCACATCGGGCGCATCCAGCAATGCCTGTGCCGACCAGATGTACCGCGAAACCTCGACCCCGCGAAACCCAAGCTCGCGCCCCATTCCGCCATCGAGCAAGACCGGCTCTGGCAGGATGTCAGTGACTGTCATGAATGCGTTTCACTCCTCGGATCGGGATGTCCCGAATGGTCGACTGTCGCATGACTGTGCGACTTGGTACTCAAGTAGAGGGCAATTGCCAGCGTCAGGATAACGGCGGCCGTGGCCAGCCCCAGATCGAGAATGCTGCCCGAACCGGTCCAGGTGACGGCTGTGCCCAAATAGCTCACGCCCAGCAGCACGATGATGACGCCGATGAGCTTTTCCTTGAGATCTTCGAAGGTTGCGATTACGAGCCAACTCGGCATCGGCAGGCTGTCGTCGATGAAGAGCTCGTAGAGGCCCAGCGCGATGATGTAGAGCGCCGTGCCGAGCAGGAAGATATCGACGAGCTGCAGATAGTCGACCGCCATGTGCTTCGACGCATCGACGCCGACATGCCCGTCGACGATCGCATCCTTGGTCACCTTGAACACCGAGATCGTGCCCGAAACGATCAGTGAGACCGAGGCGACGAAGGTGCCCAACACCGCAATGGCGATAAAGAAGCGGCTGCTCGCGAGAATATTGCGCATGTCGCTCCGAAGGCTCCCGGTACTTGCGTGGCGGATCGTTTCGCGGCTGAACCGCGCTGCGGTGATCTTACTCTGTGCCCGCTGCCAAGAGTTGCGCTTCGATCTCCCGATATCCGCGCTGCCGCGCATGGTCGAGCGGTGTCACTCCATCACCATCAGCGATGCGCACATCTGCCCCATGCGCGATCAGCTTGGCGACGATCTGTTGATGCACCGGACCGCCATCGGTCAGGATGATCGCCTCCAGCAATGCGGTCCAGCCGAGATCGTTGATGTGATTGACATCGACTTCGGTCTCTTCGAGAAGGTACACAACCGCGTCCAGGTGGCCCTTTTCTGAAGCGGGAATGATCGCCACCCCGCCGTAGCGGTTGCGGATCGTCGGATCGGCGCCCGCCTGGTGCGTCAGCTTCAGAATCTCCATCAGACCTTCTGCTCCGGCATAAAGGAATGGATTGTTCAGCATGTCGTCTTGCAGATCGACATCGGCGCCTGCATCGAGCAACAGCGCCACGGCTTCCGGTTGGTTCGCGTACGTCGCCGCCATGAGCGCTGTGCGCCCACGGCTGTCCCGCACGTTCAAGTCGGGCTCACTTGTTTCCAGCAGCGCCCGCAATCCGTCGATATCTCCGGCTGCGGCCGCATCGATCAATCCGATACCAGTTTCGCCGCTCATTCGAGCGACTCTTTGCCGCCGCCCGATCCCTTCGATGTCTCCGCGGCTGCTGCTTGCCATGGCCAGCGGCCCTCGATTTCCACCACCAGCGACCAGCTCAGGAAGGTGCGGACCAGCACCAGAATCCCAAGGATTGCCACATTCTCCAACGTTGGCTCCAGCGCCACGGTGCGGATGATGTCTGCCGCCACCAGGATTTCGAGACCGATCAGCAGCGAGTTCCCGAGCCGCGCACGGAACTCTCGATCGTAATGCTTGAGCTGCGGTGTTCCGTGGCGAGCAATGAGAAACGAACCGACGGCGTAGAGCACACCGACCGCGATGACGCAGACGGCCAGCACTTCGATCACCAGGGCCAGATACTCGACGCCGTCCAGTACCCGCTCGATCAATTCATGTTCGGGTTCTG encodes the following:
- a CDS encoding homocysteine S-methyltransferase family protein, coding for MTVTDILPEPVLLDGGMGRELGFRGVEVSRYIWSAQALLDAPDVVREIHADYIAAGADIITTNTYCTLRSHLDKAGVADRYEELNRLAGALAVEARESADRPVLIAGSLAPMFESYRPDMVLPAAESEPVYREQAEILAEYVDMFICETMSKSDEAVAAARAAAATGKPVWVSFNLHPSKHGYVRSGETIGEAVAALDGIPVSGFLANCCMPELIEAGMPELVNTGSRFVGGYANTFLPTPDDWTLEENDLHNLREDLEPPAYLEFVEAWLDKGATVVGGCCGTRPAHIRAIANVLGR
- a CDS encoding YqhA family protein, with product MRNILASSRFFIAIAVLGTFVASVSLIVSGTISVFKVTKDAIVDGHVGVDASKHMAVDYLQLVDIFLLGTALYIIALGLYELFIDDSLPMPSWLVIATFEDLKEKLIGVIIVLLGVSYLGTAVTWTGSGSILDLGLATAAVILTLAIALYLSTKSHSHATVDHSGHPDPRSETHS
- a CDS encoding ankyrin repeat domain-containing protein; amino-acid sequence: MSGETGIGLIDAAAAGDIDGLRALLETSEPDLNVRDSRGRTALMAATYANQPEAVALLLDAGADVDLQDDMLNNPFLYAGAEGLMEILKLTHQAGADPTIRNRYGGVAIIPASEKGHLDAVVYLLEETEVDVNHINDLGWTALLEAIILTDGGPVHQQIVAKLIAHGADVRIADGDGVTPLDHARQRGYREIEAQLLAAGTE
- a CDS encoding DUF1622 domain-containing protein — protein: MMLVLQDRVAEPEHELIERVLDGVEYLALVIEVLAVCVIAVGVLYAVGSFLIARHGTPQLKHYDREFRARLGNSLLIGLEILVAADIIRTVALEPTLENVAILGILVLVRTFLSWSLVVEIEGRWPWQAAAAETSKGSGGGKESLE